From one Anaerococcus prevotii DSM 20548 genomic stretch:
- a CDS encoding sugar ABC transporter substrate-binding protein → MKKIIGKLFAISAALVLTACGNKADKEGGESSKDVDKEANIKISVQLEEDWRKHYEAAAERVKKEFPNAEIELRTIGGLEHIEIIDSTDANNEDVADLFSIPADRLAGLVGNEVLGAIDSQKLAGEIGGWDDFDSGLGGEFKVDGEYFAFPYNIETLITYVNTQNAKEKGIDLDKDIEINEVKDESTVLFPAFDAWYGVAATNSSNIELLGKNEDGTFFSDMTKDWNELDESQQATIKGLYEYWKKHNEAGTQLFDPDAGWGYVDETFKPGNGGVARLGGAWDAQAISKQAGEGNLAIYPMEKLTLAGKALAHWQSGWGLAINARLEEDAEKKALAEAMIKELVNPEYAEDLYKYSGKILENVSAEEYQNSNLDQIDKDIIKATIDSYKKAPSRPLFKEWGDVWDTYSNAVLSWNSVNPQNEEDAYKALKASFESMMANFN, encoded by the coding sequence ATGAAAAAGATTATTGGAAAGTTATTTGCTATCTCGGCTGCTTTAGTTCTTACAGCTTGTGGGAATAAGGCGGATAAAGAAGGTGGTGAGTCATCTAAAGATGTGGATAAGGAAGCTAATATCAAAATTTCAGTCCAACTAGAAGAAGATTGGAGAAAGCATTATGAGGCTGCTGCTGAAAGAGTTAAGAAAGAATTTCCTAATGCTGAAATCGAGCTTAGAACAATAGGCGGTTTGGAGCACATAGAAATAATTGACTCTACAGATGCGAATAATGAAGACGTAGCAGACCTATTTTCTATACCAGCTGATAGACTAGCAGGTCTTGTTGGAAATGAAGTTTTAGGAGCTATAGATTCTCAAAAACTTGCTGGAGAGATTGGTGGTTGGGATGATTTCGATAGTGGACTAGGTGGAGAGTTCAAAGTAGATGGGGAATACTTTGCCTTTCCTTACAATATCGAAACTCTAATTACCTATGTGAATACTCAAAATGCAAAGGAAAAAGGAATTGATTTAGATAAGGATATAGAAATCAATGAAGTTAAGGACGAATCAACCGTCCTATTCCCTGCCTTTGACGCTTGGTATGGGGTAGCTGCGACAAACTCATCAAATATCGAACTTTTAGGAAAAAACGAGGATGGGACCTTCTTTTCTGATATGACAAAAGACTGGAATGAGCTTGATGAATCACAACAAGCAACTATCAAGGGCCTATATGAATATTGGAAAAAACACAACGAAGCAGGAACTCAACTCTTCGACCCAGATGCAGGCTGGGGTTATGTAGATGAAACATTCAAACCAGGTAATGGGGGAGTAGCAAGACTTGGCGGAGCTTGGGATGCACAAGCCATATCAAAACAAGCAGGAGAAGGAAACCTTGCGATTTATCCTATGGAAAAACTAACCCTAGCTGGAAAGGCACTAGCTCACTGGCAAAGTGGTTGGGGACTTGCGATAAATGCAAGACTAGAAGAAGATGCGGAGAAAAAAGCCCTAGCAGAAGCCATGATTAAGGAGCTAGTTAATCCAGAATACGCTGAAGACCTATACAAATATTCAGGAAAAATTCTTGAAAATGTATCAGCAGAAGAATATCAAAATTCAAATCTTGATCAAATCGATAAGGATATAATTAAGGCTACTATTGACTCATACAAGAAGGCTCCATCAAGACCATTGTTTAAGGAATGGGGAGATGTTTGGGATACCTACTCAAATGCTGTTCTTTCTTGGAACTCTGTAAACCCACAAAATGAGGAAGATGCCTACAAGGCCCTTAAAGCTTCATTTGAATCTATGATGGCAAATTTTAACTAA
- a CDS encoding glutamate--cysteine ligase, giving the protein MNYKEKIQKIVNYIKSGEKNPKDFAIGFESEHFVVDKDSLETVSYYGEDGIAQSMEEIAKDSYEKHEEDGKILGLSKDRFDISVEPASQFEIALKSRKKIDDLYEDYKKAMAEIVPVFEKKGQVLANVGYHPKSKIEDIKIIPKKRYDYMYEYFRINGGAYAHNMMKGTASLQCAIDYSSEEDFRKKYFVASALSPFLYSIFDNAYIFEGEVYGKRNLRQMIWDNCDRQRTGVYPFAFDDDFSYEKYAREILNTDIIFVHEDGEDHYKGRLKFSEVMDKDSSDEMIFHALSIVFPDVRAKKYIEIRMPDEVPYPYNFAALALIKGLFYDEENLDRLYEIFTDMDYRSLTNFRSRSERYGLHATYKDKEIYKWALDFVEMAKRSLEDEAHYLKPLREILEEEKSPRDIYESLYKKDPTEAIRVFSANESLRKM; this is encoded by the coding sequence ATGAATTATAAAGAAAAAATACAAAAAATCGTTAATTATATAAAAAGTGGAGAGAAAAATCCAAAGGACTTTGCTATAGGCTTCGAGTCGGAGCATTTTGTAGTTGATAAAGATAGTCTTGAAACTGTGTCTTATTATGGAGAAGACGGTATAGCTCAATCAATGGAGGAGATTGCTAAAGATTCCTACGAAAAGCATGAAGAAGATGGAAAGATTTTAGGTTTGAGCAAGGACAGATTTGATATTTCTGTAGAACCAGCCAGCCAATTTGAAATAGCTCTTAAGTCTCGTAAAAAGATTGATGACTTATACGAGGATTATAAAAAAGCTATGGCAGAGATTGTTCCGGTTTTCGAAAAGAAGGGCCAAGTTTTAGCTAATGTAGGCTATCATCCAAAAAGCAAGATAGAAGATATCAAAATCATCCCAAAGAAGAGATACGACTATATGTATGAATATTTTAGAATTAATGGGGGAGCCTACGCCCACAATATGATGAAGGGAACGGCAAGTCTTCAATGCGCTATAGATTATTCTAGCGAAGAAGATTTTAGGAAGAAATACTTTGTGGCAAGTGCCCTTTCTCCTTTCCTCTATTCGATCTTCGATAATGCCTATATTTTCGAAGGAGAAGTTTATGGTAAGAGAAATCTCCGTCAGATGATTTGGGATAATTGTGACAGGCAAAGAACAGGAGTCTATCCATTCGCCTTTGATGATGACTTCTCTTATGAAAAATATGCAAGAGAAATCTTAAATACAGATATAATATTCGTCCATGAAGACGGAGAAGACCATTATAAGGGAAGGCTTAAGTTTTCAGAAGTGATGGATAAAGACTCAAGTGACGAGATGATTTTCCATGCCCTATCTATAGTATTTCCAGATGTAAGAGCTAAGAAATATATAGAAATTAGGATGCCTGATGAAGTGCCTTATCCATATAACTTTGCAGCCTTAGCCTTAATCAAGGGACTCTTCTATGATGAAGAAAATCTTGATAGACTATATGAGATTTTTACCGATATGGATTATAGGTCACTTACAAATTTTAGAAGTAGGAGTGAAAGATACGGCCTCCATGCGACCTACAAGGATAAGGAAATCTATAAATGGGCCTTAGACTTTGTGGAGATGGCGAAAAGATCTCTAGAGGATGAGGCTCATTATCTAAAGCCTTTGAGGGAAATCCTTGAAGAAGAGAAGAGTCCTAGAGATATCTATGAAAGCCTATACAAGAAAGATCCGACAGAAGCAATAAGAGTCTTTTCTGCCAATGAATCTCTAAGGAAGATGTAA
- a CDS encoding ABC transporter ATP-binding protein, translating into MKVILDNIGKKYEGRENFTIRNINLEIDDNDFCVILGPSGCGKSTLLRMIAGLNSITEGTLRFNDKIMNTVEPKDRDIAMVFQSYALYPHMTVYDNMAFSLNMKKERKEVIDQRIQDVAKILQLEDYLYSRPSDISGGQRQRVALGRAIARNPEVFLMDEPLSNLDAKLREHMRVEIVRIHNQLDTTSIYVTHDQTEAMTMATKIVLLDKGVIQQVGAPNEFYQKPNNLFVAGFIGSPTMNIIKGKIKDGLFVNDSGEIKVRPSDKDLEKIKSYEGKVVHLGIRSERFIAEKRDYNSVSANIEVIESLGKEQLLYTKLKDGTSLTISQPGYLDYAIGEDHDFTLDPEALHFFDGETTERIN; encoded by the coding sequence ATGAAAGTAATTTTAGATAATATAGGAAAGAAATACGAAGGTCGTGAGAACTTCACGATTAGAAATATAAATCTAGAGATAGATGACAATGATTTTTGTGTAATACTAGGACCATCTGGTTGCGGTAAGTCAACCCTTCTTAGGATGATTGCAGGACTTAACTCAATTACAGAAGGAACCCTACGTTTTAACGACAAGATCATGAACACAGTTGAGCCAAAAGATAGGGACATTGCGATGGTTTTCCAATCATACGCCCTCTATCCACACATGACAGTTTATGATAATATGGCCTTTTCATTAAATATGAAAAAGGAGAGAAAAGAAGTAATCGATCAAAGAATACAAGATGTGGCAAAGATTCTCCAGCTAGAAGACTATCTTTACTCAAGACCATCTGACATATCAGGAGGTCAAAGGCAAAGGGTGGCTCTAGGAAGAGCTATCGCAAGAAACCCAGAAGTATTCCTCATGGATGAGCCATTATCTAACCTTGATGCCAAGTTACGTGAGCACATGAGAGTAGAGATTGTAAGAATCCACAATCAATTAGATACTACAAGTATCTACGTAACTCACGACCAAACTGAGGCTATGACTATGGCTACAAAGATAGTCCTCCTAGATAAGGGAGTTATCCAACAAGTTGGAGCTCCAAATGAGTTTTATCAAAAACCAAACAACCTCTTCGTAGCAGGATTTATAGGTTCTCCTACAATGAATATCATCAAGGGAAAAATCAAGGATGGTCTTTTCGTAAATGACTCAGGAGAAATCAAGGTAAGACCAAGTGATAAAGACCTTGAAAAGATTAAGTCCTACGAAGGAAAAGTAGTTCATCTTGGAATAAGATCTGAAAGATTTATAGCAGAAAAAAGAGACTATAACTCTGTAAGTGCTAATATAGAAGTTATAGAGTCCTTGGGTAAGGAGCAACTCCTTTATACAAAACTTAAGGATGGCACAAGCCTAACCATAAGTCAACCAGGATACTTAGACTATGCTATAGGGGAAGATCATGACTTTACCCTAGACCCTGAAGCCTTACATTTCTTTGATGGCGAGACAACTGAAAGAATAAACTAG
- a CDS encoding methylated-DNA--[protein]-cysteine S-methyltransferase, whose protein sequence is MKYAFYKSRIGILKFSYDKKIESISLVKKSNALSERTPATDKVFGQIEEYLRGERKEFTIYDLLEIMGTDFQKEVIKELRNIPYGEKSTYKKVAKNINRKKATRAVANAIGRNPFFIIYPCHRVIRSDGKIGGFAYGVEVKRFLLKLES, encoded by the coding sequence ATGAAATACGCATTTTACAAAAGTAGGATTGGGATTTTAAAATTCTCCTACGATAAAAAAATCGAATCTATAAGTTTAGTGAAAAAATCAAATGCTTTATCCGAAAGGACACCAGCTACTGATAAGGTCTTTGGACAAATCGAGGAATACCTTAGGGGAGAGAGAAAAGAGTTTACAATTTATGATCTCCTCGAGATTATGGGGACTGACTTTCAAAAAGAAGTAATAAAAGAGCTTAGGAATATCCCCTACGGAGAAAAATCGACCTACAAGAAAGTCGCAAAGAATATAAATAGGAAAAAGGCAACAAGGGCTGTGGCTAATGCAATAGGAAGGAATCCTTTCTTCATAATTTATCCCTGCCATAGGGTAATAAGGTCTGATGGGAAGATTGGAGGCTTTGCCTATGGAGTAGAAGTAAAAAGATTTCTCCTAAAGCTTGAAAGTTAG
- the radA gene encoding DNA repair protein RadA, translating into MAKAKKAYECTSCGHTQGVWAGQCPECGKWGSMHEVIVDKKASKQNIVVEDKNAKKLKSIALDESERIKSTYSEFDRAVGGGLVRDSVSILTARPGAGKSTLLLQLSKSYADKGLKVIYISGEESESQIKSRADRIMSELSENIWILSTNSMDLAIKEIKNVDADIVFLDSIQTFSLAELDNKQGSPTQTIEVANKAVDIAKDSERKRAVIMIGHMTKKGEMAGLRTLEHLVDTVLVLDGESEEDLRILTSTKNRFGRTGEIGLFSMDEDGLNEITNPSEYFITERSEDIEGSAISVTKEGSRLLEVEIESLVSKSFMPYPQRIGDSLRRDDLNTLISILQERAGLNLYDYNVIIKTTGGIKLSEPSVNLAIMVSIASSLMKHPVSDKSVFIAEVGLTGELKKVPQIKQRLKEIERLGYKKAFVAKNSIDSKDFKELKIYQLANIRQVIDEVLVKG; encoded by the coding sequence ATGGCGAAAGCAAAAAAAGCCTATGAATGTACATCCTGCGGCCATACCCAAGGAGTTTGGGCTGGTCAATGCCCGGAATGCGGTAAGTGGGGGAGCATGCATGAGGTTATTGTTGATAAAAAAGCTAGTAAGCAAAACATAGTAGTAGAAGATAAAAATGCCAAAAAGCTTAAATCTATCGCTTTAGATGAGTCTGAAAGGATAAAATCAACCTATAGCGAGTTTGATAGGGCTGTGGGAGGAGGGCTTGTGAGAGATTCAGTTTCGATTCTTACAGCAAGACCTGGAGCAGGAAAATCTACCCTCCTCCTTCAACTTTCAAAGTCCTACGCAGATAAGGGTCTTAAGGTAATCTATATTTCTGGAGAAGAGAGCGAAAGTCAAATTAAGTCACGTGCAGACAGGATTATGTCTGAGCTTTCTGAAAATATCTGGATTCTTTCGACAAATTCTATGGACCTTGCCATAAAGGAAATAAAAAATGTGGATGCAGACATAGTTTTTCTAGATTCTATCCAAACCTTTAGCCTGGCAGAACTTGATAACAAACAAGGAAGCCCCACCCAAACCATAGAGGTCGCCAACAAGGCGGTTGATATTGCAAAAGATAGCGAAAGAAAAAGGGCTGTTATAATGATAGGCCATATGACCAAAAAGGGCGAGATGGCAGGTCTTAGGACCTTGGAGCACTTGGTAGATACGGTCTTAGTCCTTGATGGAGAAAGCGAAGAGGATCTTAGAATCCTAACTTCAACTAAAAATAGATTCGGTAGAACTGGAGAAATCGGCCTATTTTCTATGGATGAAGACGGTCTAAATGAAATCACAAATCCTAGTGAGTATTTTATCACAGAAAGAAGCGAAGATATAGAAGGATCAGCCATTTCTGTAACCAAGGAGGGATCGAGACTCCTAGAAGTAGAGATAGAATCTCTAGTATCAAAATCCTTCATGCCCTACCCACAAAGGATAGGAGACTCCCTAAGAAGAGATGACCTAAACACTTTAATCTCAATTCTTCAAGAAAGAGCAGGCCTAAATCTTTATGACTACAATGTTATCATCAAAACAACTGGAGGCATCAAGCTAAGCGAGCCTTCGGTAAATCTAGCTATAATGGTCTCAATCGCCTCATCCTTGATGAAGCATCCTGTCTCCGACAAGAGCGTCTTCATAGCAGAAGTAGGACTTACGGGAGAGCTTAAGAAGGTTCCTCAGATTAAGCAAAGGCTAAAGGAGATTGAAAGATTAGGCTATAAGAAAGCCTTCGTAGCTAAAAACTCAATAGATAGCAAAGACTTTAAGGAACTAAAGATTTATCAACTAGCAAATATTAGGCAGGTCATAGATGAAGTACTAGTAAAAGGATGA
- a CDS encoding carbohydrate ABC transporter permease codes for MTYEKNLIDDIGEIRPRKNEYIIDSIKAEESGGNKVDAKNHPYNQKLKKYEEEKKELLAKADEAAKKDPNYKLDQKYLRDLYYRKFMANYCLDFYEKNKDLSYDSELDYKLCKLEYEQIPKIIEHDLLLKSQLERASKRLDKLTREEIESAKKLSEEDRLVLKEKFESDNKSLEESFNKGRISKKAFKSEKEQLKQKFKDQNKRLNYRNPEVSLKEEIESIKYKIDKDYKKEMKILEADEAEARRRTPVEVEKTSAYRSILTFPIPGLGQILNGQWQKGLLFLLGTLFIYLIAIPYALGFGNYQGDGVAGLISLAQGGKRLDRSILFMIEGILSIVFVAIAALIYILSFKDVRTTEKNEMKGIRPNNFFETKKMLRTDGFPFLITAPALIVIVFIVIVPILTAIMISFTNMDPQHQNKFTWVGLNNYLTIAKGQGIAGQAFWHIFGWTVVWTLLASTLAIVLGFIFALLVNNERVKGKKFFRTVYLLPWAIPAFITIMFFSIMTSRGGVIANALNSLFNISLDIKNNTFQTRATLILLQGWLGHSYIFLLTTGVLQAIPKDLYEAASIDGATGIQRTFKITIPLVLFQIAPMLINQYTFNFNNFSIIYLYNQGGPFNPEVYGNLAGSSDILISYIYKLTMESQYQAIGAAITVFISIILIVISYFGYKNSSAFKEY; via the coding sequence ATGACATACGAAAAAAACCTTATAGATGATATTGGTGAGATTCGTCCTAGAAAGAACGAGTATATAATAGACTCTATTAAGGCAGAAGAAAGTGGCGGAAATAAAGTAGATGCCAAAAACCATCCTTATAATCAAAAGCTAAAAAAGTACGAAGAAGAAAAGAAAGAACTTTTGGCTAAGGCCGATGAAGCTGCCAAGAAAGATCCAAATTACAAACTCGACCAGAAATACTTGAGGGACTTGTATTATAGGAAGTTTATGGCGAACTACTGCCTGGACTTTTATGAAAAAAACAAGGACCTATCCTATGATAGCGAGCTTGATTATAAGTTATGTAAGTTAGAATATGAGCAAATACCAAAGATTATAGAACATGATTTGCTCCTAAAAAGTCAGCTAGAAAGAGCTAGCAAGAGGCTAGATAAGCTAACTAGAGAAGAGATAGAAAGCGCTAAAAAGCTAAGCGAAGAAGATAGACTTGTTCTTAAGGAAAAATTTGAATCAGATAACAAGAGCCTAGAAGAATCTTTCAACAAGGGAAGAATTTCCAAAAAGGCCTTCAAGAGCGAGAAAGAACAACTAAAACAAAAGTTCAAAGACCAGAACAAGAGACTTAATTACAGAAATCCAGAAGTTTCTCTTAAGGAAGAAATTGAATCAATCAAATACAAGATAGACAAAGACTACAAGAAGGAGATGAAAATCCTTGAGGCAGATGAGGCTGAAGCTAGGAGGAGAACTCCAGTAGAGGTAGAGAAAACTTCTGCCTATAGGTCAATCCTTACCTTCCCAATCCCTGGTCTTGGTCAAATCCTAAACGGCCAGTGGCAAAAGGGCTTATTATTTTTACTAGGTACTTTATTCATCTACCTAATAGCAATCCCTTACGCCCTAGGTTTTGGTAACTACCAAGGTGATGGTGTAGCAGGACTTATCTCTCTTGCCCAAGGCGGAAAGAGACTTGATAGATCAATACTCTTTATGATTGAGGGTATCTTATCTATAGTTTTTGTAGCAATTGCTGCCCTAATCTACATCCTATCCTTTAAGGATGTTAGGACAACTGAGAAAAATGAAATGAAGGGTATCAGACCTAACAACTTCTTTGAGACCAAGAAGATGTTAAGGACTGACGGATTCCCATTCTTAATTACAGCACCAGCCCTAATAGTAATTGTGTTTATAGTAATAGTTCCAATACTTACAGCTATAATGATTTCCTTTACTAACATGGACCCACAACATCAAAACAAGTTCACTTGGGTTGGCCTAAACAACTACTTGACCATAGCTAAGGGCCAAGGTATAGCAGGACAAGCCTTCTGGCATATCTTCGGATGGACTGTGGTATGGACCTTACTTGCATCAACACTTGCAATAGTCCTAGGCTTTATCTTTGCTCTTCTAGTAAACAACGAGAGGGTTAAGGGAAAGAAGTTCTTTAGAACGGTTTATCTACTTCCTTGGGCTATACCTGCCTTTATCACAATCATGTTCTTTTCAATAATGACAAGTCGTGGCGGGGTAATAGCAAATGCCCTAAACTCTTTGTTTAATATAAGCCTAGATATAAAGAACAACACCTTCCAGACTAGGGCCACCTTAATTTTGCTCCAAGGTTGGCTAGGACATTCTTATATCTTCTTACTAACAACAGGAGTGCTCCAGGCTATACCAAAAGATTTATATGAAGCAGCAAGTATTGACGGGGCGACAGGAATCCAAAGAACCTTTAAGATTACAATTCCTTTAGTTCTTTTCCAAATAGCTCCAATGCTTATTAACCAATATACCTTTAACTTTAACAACTTCTCAATCATCTACTTGTACAACCAAGGTGGACCATTCAACCCAGAAGTTTATGGTAACCTTGCGGGAAGCTCAGATATTTTGATCTCCTACATCTACAAGCTAACGATGGAGAGTCAGTACCAAGCTATAGGTGCTGCAATAACAGTATTTATATCCATAATCCTAATAGTTATTTCATACTTTGGATATAAGAATTCTTCAGCTTTTAAGGAGTATTAA
- a CDS encoding sugar ABC transporter permease encodes MFKKKKNSDLYLSDLQPLSAGGKTLLTITYIILLIWAAFILVPLAIMVISSFNGNQGQYISMSGDYVFSLDNFRYLFKETQFLKWVLNTLKIAVATTLLTLIFVSFTGYAYSRFRFKGKKASLITIMLVQIIPAFAGITAYYAIHSIVSGIIPVFSRPAMLILIYSGGAIASNTFILKGYLDTISPELDEAAKIDGCSNMQVYRLIIMPLARPMLAIIALQCFIGPFLDYMMPKILLTNPGDYTLATGLFTLISDVRNMNQPAFAAGGFLSAVPVMLLFLVLQDELVSGLSSGAVKG; translated from the coding sequence ATGTTTAAGAAAAAGAAAAATAGTGATTTATACCTATCAGATCTTCAACCCTTATCTGCTGGCGGAAAGACCCTACTAACAATTACCTATATTATTTTGTTAATCTGGGCAGCTTTCATCTTAGTTCCATTGGCAATAATGGTTATATCATCTTTTAATGGAAACCAAGGTCAATATATATCAATGTCAGGAGACTACGTCTTCTCCCTTGATAACTTCAGATATTTGTTTAAGGAAACACAGTTTTTAAAATGGGTACTAAACACCCTAAAGATAGCAGTTGCTACAACCTTGCTTACCCTAATCTTCGTATCTTTTACAGGTTATGCCTATTCAAGATTTAGATTTAAGGGGAAAAAAGCAAGTCTTATAACAATAATGTTAGTTCAAATAATCCCGGCCTTCGCAGGTATTACTGCTTACTATGCGATCCACTCCATAGTTAGTGGAATCATTCCAGTATTTTCAAGACCGGCCATGCTAATACTCATATATTCAGGTGGGGCAATCGCATCAAATACCTTTATCCTAAAGGGTTATCTTGATACAATCTCTCCAGAGCTTGACGAGGCTGCAAAGATTGATGGATGTTCAAACATGCAAGTTTATAGGCTTATAATCATGCCTCTTGCCCGTCCGATGCTTGCGATAATTGCTCTTCAATGTTTTATTGGACCATTCTTAGATTATATGATGCCAAAAATCTTACTGACAAATCCAGGAGACTACACACTTGCGACAGGACTGTTTACACTAATATCAGATGTTAGAAATATGAATCAGCCAGCCTTTGCTGCGGGAGGATTCTTGTCAGCTGTTCCTGTAATGCTATTGTTCTTAGTATTACAAGATGAATTAGTAAGCGGACTTTCATCAGGTGCAGTTAAGGGATAG
- a CDS encoding sugar ABC transporter substrate-binding protein, translated as MKNKLKMLMALSLSVVLAACGGKGADKGEEAAADPGDVSGKISVQVEKEWMDHYEKAAERVKEKYPNAEIELKEVGAFDHLDILDQTDANNEDVADLFAIPADRLVGLVNNDILGAIDSKALADEIGGWDDFDKGIGGNFNIDGEYFAFPYNIETLITYVNKKNAEEKGVDLSKPIELNDVADESTVLLPIFDAWYGVAATNSSNIELLGKDDQGNLFSDLTKDWKDLEPEKQATIKALFEYWKKHNDAGTQLFDPDAGWGYIDDTFKEGKGGVARIGGAWDAAPISEQAGEGNLEVYPIDNITIAGKPLNHWQGGWGLAINARIEEDANKKAIANEMIKQIVNPEFAIDLYKSTGKILENVKNEDYQSSDLADSDKAIIEATIKSYETAPARPLFKEWGDVWDTYKNAILSWNSVKPANEEEAYNQLKASFDSMMANFSK; from the coding sequence ATGAAAAACAAACTAAAGATGTTGATGGCTTTATCGCTATCAGTAGTACTTGCTGCATGTGGCGGTAAGGGAGCGGATAAGGGTGAAGAAGCTGCCGCTGATCCAGGAGATGTTTCAGGCAAGATTTCCGTTCAAGTTGAAAAAGAATGGATGGATCATTACGAGAAAGCTGCTGAGAGAGTAAAGGAAAAATATCCTAATGCAGAAATCGAACTTAAAGAAGTAGGAGCTTTCGACCACTTGGATATCCTAGATCAAACAGATGCCAACAACGAAGATGTTGCTGACCTTTTTGCAATACCAGCAGATAGACTTGTTGGACTTGTAAACAACGACATTCTTGGTGCGATCGACTCTAAGGCTCTTGCTGATGAAATCGGTGGTTGGGATGACTTCGATAAAGGAATCGGTGGAAACTTCAATATCGATGGCGAATACTTTGCTTTCCCATATAATATTGAAACCCTAATTACTTATGTTAACAAGAAAAATGCAGAAGAAAAGGGAGTTGACCTATCTAAACCAATCGAGCTTAATGATGTAGCAGATGAGTCAACAGTTCTTCTTCCAATCTTTGATGCTTGGTACGGAGTTGCTGCAACAAACTCATCAAACATTGAACTTCTAGGTAAAGATGACCAAGGAAATCTATTCTCAGACTTAACAAAAGACTGGAAAGACCTTGAGCCAGAAAAACAAGCTACAATCAAAGCTTTGTTTGAATATTGGAAGAAACACAACGATGCAGGCACACAATTATTTGACCCAGATGCAGGTTGGGGATATATAGACGATACCTTCAAAGAAGGCAAAGGTGGAGTTGCTAGAATTGGTGGTGCATGGGATGCTGCTCCAATTTCTGAACAAGCAGGTGAAGGAAACCTTGAAGTTTATCCAATTGACAACATTACTATAGCTGGAAAGCCTCTAAATCACTGGCAAGGTGGTTGGGGACTTGCAATCAATGCTAGAATCGAAGAAGACGCTAACAAGAAAGCAATAGCTAACGAAATGATTAAACAAATTGTAAATCCTGAATTTGCAATAGATCTATACAAATCTACAGGAAAGATTCTTGAAAATGTGAAGAACGAGGATTACCAATCATCAGACTTAGCAGATTCTGATAAGGCAATAATCGAAGCTACAATCAAATCTTACGAGACTGCTCCAGCAAGACCATTATTTAAGGAATGGGGAGACGTTTGGGATACTTACAAGAATGCAATTCTTTCTTGGAACTCAGTTAAACCAGCTAACGAAGAAGAAGCTTACAACCAACTAAAGGCTTCATTCGACTCAATGATGGCAAACTTTAGCAAATAG
- a CDS encoding FMN-binding protein — protein MKNIKSYAAIAALALALTACGNNANDAKKEDASTDVATEETTEKVGEATAAGYGGDIKVKVTMDGETIKDIQVDHTETEGIGADAVPTLVEEIKKNNGTEGVDNVSGATVTSEALKTAVDEAIKAAK, from the coding sequence ATGAAAAACATAAAATCATACGCAGCAATCGCAGCACTAGCCCTTGCTCTTACAGCTTGTGGAAACAATGCTAACGATGCTAAGAAAGAAGATGCTTCTACTGACGTAGCGACAGAAGAAACAACAGAAAAAGTTGGTGAAGCTACAGCAGCAGGTTACGGTGGAGACATCAAAGTTAAAGTAACTATGGATGGGGAAACAATCAAAGACATCCAAGTTGATCACACAGAAACAGAAGGAATCGGAGCAGACGCAGTTCCAACTCTAGTTGAAGAGATCAAAAAGAACAACGGTACTGAAGGCGTAGATAACGTATCTGGCGCAACAGTAACAAGTGAAGCTCTAAAAACAGCAGTAGACGAAGCAATCAAGGCTGCAAAATAA